From bacterium, a single genomic window includes:
- a CDS encoding GTP-binding protein, protein MAKAKFERTKPHMNVGTIGHVDHGKTTLTSAITRVLAQKGMAEYQDFWSIDKAPEEKERGITIAVAHVEYETANRHYAHIDCPGHADYVKNMI, encoded by the coding sequence ATGGCCAAGGCGAAGTTTGAGCGGACGAAGCCGCACATGAACGTGGGGACGATCGGGCACGTGGACCACGGGAAGACGACGCTGACGAGCGCGATAACGCGGGTGCTGGCGCAAAAGGGTATGGCGGAGTACCAGGACTTCTGGTCCATCGACAAGGCGCCGGAGGAGAAGGAGCGGGGGATAACGATCGCGGTGGCGCACGTGGAATACGAGACGGCGAACCGGCACTACGCGCACATCGACTGTCCGGGGCACGCGGACTACGTGAAGAACATGATC